In Zingiber officinale cultivar Zhangliang chromosome 6A, Zo_v1.1, whole genome shotgun sequence, a single genomic region encodes these proteins:
- the LOC121998509 gene encoding proteasome subunit beta type-3, which translates to MSIFEYNGSAVVAMVGKNCFAIASDRRLGVNLQTIATDFQRIYKIHDKLYIGLSGLATDAQTLYQRLVFRHKLYQLREERDMKPETFASLVSALLYEKRFGPYFCQPVIAGLDDDDVPFICTMDCLGAKELAKDFVVSGTASESLYGVCESMYKPNMESEELFETISQALLSSVDRDCLSGWGGHVLLVTPTEVVERTLKGRMD; encoded by the exons ATGTCG ATCTTCGAGTACAATGGGAGCGCCGTGGTGGCGATGGTTGGGAAGAATTGCTTCGCTATCGCCAGCGATCGCCGCCTCGGAGTCAACCTTCAGACTATCGCCACGGACTTCCAGAGGATCTACAAGATCCACGACAAGCTCTACATCGGCCTCTCTGGCCTCGCCACCGATGCACAAACCCT GTACCAACGCTTGGTCTTCAGGCACAAGCTATATCAGCTGAGGGAAGAGAGGGATATGAAGCCAGAAACCTTTGCAAGCCTTGTTTCCGCTTTGCTGTATGAGAAAAG ATTTGGTCCATACTTCTGTCAGCCTGTTATTGCTGGActggatgatgatgatgttccattCATTTGTACAATGGATTGCCTTGGTGCTAA GGAACTTGCCAAAGACTTTGTAGTTTCTGGTACAGCCTCAGAGTCTCTTTATGGTGTATGTGAATCCATGTACAAGCCCAATATG GAATCTGAAGAATTATTTGAGACTATCTCACAGGCTCTATTATCTTCTGTGGATCGTGACTGTTTGAGTGGCTGGGGAGGGCATGTCCTTCTTGT GACCCCGACTGAAGTAGTGGAAAGAACCTTGAAGGGAAGGATGGACTAA